Proteins from a genomic interval of Sugiyamaella lignohabitans strain CBS 10342 chromosome C, complete sequence:
- the NOP7 gene encoding Nop7p (Component of several different pre-ribosomal particles; forms a complex with Ytm1p and Erb1p that is required for maturation of the large ribosomal subunit; required for exit from G0 and the initiation of cell proliferation; GO_component: GO:0070545 - PeBoW complex [Evidence IDA,IPI] [PMID 16287855]; GO_component: GO:0005730 - nucleolus [Evidence IEA,IEA,IEA]; GO_component: GO:0005730 - nucleolus [Evidence IDA] [PMID 10684247]; GO_component: GO:0005654 - nucleoplasm [Evidence IEA]; GO_component: GO:0005634 - nucleus [Evidence IEA,IEA]; GO_component: GO:0005634 - nucleus [Evidence IDA] [PMID 10684247]; GO_component: GO:0030687 - preribosome, large subunit precursor [Evidence IEA]; GO_component: GO:0030687 - preribosome, large subunit precursor [Evidence IDA] [PMID 11583614]; GO_component: GO:0030687 - preribosome, large subunit precursor [Evidence IDA] [PMID 23212245]; GO_function: GO:0003729 - mRNA binding [Evidence IDA] [PMID 23222640]; GO_function: GO:0043021 - ribonucleoprotein complex binding [Evidence IEA]; GO_process: GO:0044786 - cell cycle DNA replication [Evidence IMP] [PMID 12110181]; GO_process: GO:0000466 - maturation of 5.8S rRNA from tricistronic rRNA transcript (SSU-rRNA, 5.8S rRNA, LSU-rRNA) [Evidence IEA]; GO_process: GO:0000463 - maturation of LSU-rRNA from tricistronic rRNA transcript (SSU-rRNA, 5.8S rRNA, LSU-rRNA) [Evidence IEA]; GO_process: GO:0000462 - maturation of SSU-rRNA from tricistronic rRNA transcript (SSU-rRNA, 5.8S rRNA, LSU-rRNA) [Evidence IMP] [PMID 12837249]; GO_process: GO:0006364 - rRNA processing [Evidence IEA]; GO_process: GO:0042273 - ribosomal large subunit biogenesis [Evidence IEA]; GO_process: GO:0042273 - ribosomal large subunit biogenesis [Evidence IDA] [PMID 11911362]; GO_process: GO:0042273 - ribosomal large subunit biogenesis [Evidence IDA] [PMID 16888624]; GO_process: GO:0042254 - ribosome biogenesis [Evidence IEA,IEA]) yields MRIKKKHQAGAAKNFITRTQAVKKLQVSLADFRRLCIFKGIYPREPRNKKKANKGSTKPTTFYYTKDIQYLLHEPVLNKFREHKIFARKLSRALGRGEVGDAKRLDDNRPRYKLDHIIKERYPTFNDALRDLDDPLCMLFLFAAMPATNSVNYKVIEDADRLCNQWMAYVARERLLRKVFVSIKGVYYQARVKGQDILWLVPFKFPQNIPDDIDFRIMLTFLEFYTTLLQFVLYRLYTESGLVYPPQINASKMKGVGGISAYLLESRQNGLSLLGAKASENTNGKATTNGATPNLKMDRIAQADEEADHDGDEQEEDENDAANESALDTFQPIPATETAASDILAQPAPESEREGQLFSNFTFFVGREVSLDIVEFLIIAFDGKVISESAIDELIDNENEESSNDATEAYKKIDLSTVTHQICDRPTVPNKVPGRTYIQPQWIFDSINKGQLLPVANYAPGEALPPHLSPWGDAANYDPEAALEDGEGESSSEAEEEETIEGEALPDEDEEEVDEEAEEALERQRDLEKEAAGIKFSEQQSSAESKKRKKKTAADKEQEEKDLRKIMMSNKQKKLYNKMQYGIDKKQAREEELKKKRRKIEATKEKLKSS; encoded by the coding sequence ATgagaatcaagaagaagcatcaAGCCGGAGCGGCCAAGAACTTCATTACTAGAACTCAGGCAGTGAAGAAACTTCAAGTGTCTTTGGCTGACTTTCGAAGACTATGTATCTTCAAGGGAATCTACCCTCGAGAGCCTCGTaataagaagaaggccAACAAAGGATCTACTAAACCAACAACGTTCTACTACACAAAGGATAttcaatatttattacatgAACCGGTTCTGAACAAGTTCAGAGAGCACAAGATCTTTGCTCGCAAGTTGTCAAGAGCTCTTGGTCGTGGTGAGGTCGGAGATGCTAAGCGTTTGGACGATAACCGGCCTAGATACAAACTTGATCATATTATTAAGGAGCGATACCCTACTTTCAATGATGCTCTGAGAGATCTTGATGACCCTCTTTGTATGTTGTTCTTATTCGCAGCTATGCCTGCCACGAACAGCGTAAACTACAAGGTTATCGAAGATGCCGACCGACTATGCAACCAATGGATGGCTTATGTCGCTCGAGAAAGGTTGCTGCGAAAGGTTTTCGTGAGTATCAAGGGTGTATACTACCAGGCTCGTGTAAAGGGCCAAGATATTCTATGGCTTGTTCCTTTCAAATTCCCTCAGAATATTCCTGACGACATTGATTTTAGAATCATGTTGACATTTTTGGAATTCTACACCACATTGCTACAGTTTGTTCTATATAGGCTTTATACTGAGAGTGGACTTGTATATCCACCTCAGATCAATGCATCTAAGATGAAGGGAGTTGGTGGAATCTCTGCTTATCTTTTGGAAAGTCGCCAGAATGGTTTGTCCCTGTTGGGTGCTAAAGCTAGTGAGAATACCAATGGTAAAGCCACAACTAACGGTGCCACTCCTAATCTTAAGATGGATAGAATTGCACAAGCTGACGAGGAAGCTGATCATGACGGAGATGAGcaggaagaagacgagaaCGATGCAGCTAACGAGTCTGCCTTAGACACATTCCAGCCAATTCCTGCCACTGAGACTGCTGCCAGTGATATTTTGGCTCAACCTGCTCCTGAATCTGAACGCGAAGGACAGCTGTTTAGTAATTTCACATTCTTTGTTGGCAGGGAGGTTTCTCTGGACATTGTTGAGTTCTTGATTATTGCATTCGATGGTAAAGTTATTTCTGAGAGTGCTATTGACGAACTCATTGACaacgaaaatgaagaatCAAGTAATGACGCTACTGAGGCTTATAAGAAAATCGATCTCAGCACTGTTACACACCAAATCTGTGATAGACCAACGGTACCAAACAAGGTCCCTGGTAGAACCTATATACAACCTCAGTGGATTTTCGATTCTATCAACAAAGGACAGCTTCTACCCGTTGCAAACTATGCGCCAGGCGAAGCGTTGCCCCCTCACTTGAGTCCATGGGGCGATGCTGCTAACTACGATCCTGAGGCGGCTCTAGAGGATGGCGAAGGTgaatcttcttcagaagcCGAGGAGGAGGAAACCATCGAGGGCGAAGCTCTTCccgatgaagacgaagaggaagtCGATGAGGAGGCGGAAGAAGCTCTCGAGCGCCAACGTGACCTTGAAAAGGAGGCCGCTGGTATCAAGTTCTCAGAACAGCAATCATCTGCAGAGtccaagaagagaaagaagaagacagctgctgataaagAACAGGAGGAGAAGGACTTGCGTAAGATCATGATGAGTaacaaacaaaagaagCTCTATAACAAGATGCAATACGGTATTGATAAGAAGCAGGCCcgtgaagaagagcttaaaaagaaaagacgTAAGATCGAGGCAACAAAGGAAAAGCTCAAATCTTCCTAA
- a CDS encoding Mediator of RNA polymerase II transcription subunit 18: MMYQQLSLVGSLKDAEIKITLHTLAALSGMKPTRIFNHHLVWIPTYPFNPVLAAGEVNQIEQYRITCDTSLVDPASEDEYLPPAGFKENKDFLQTMPWKMIISEVPEAGKRQVTSQSILESAIVEGSPFEFMEKMGYKFSHEYWSKGSEFVFGNIVVRIFRICVKDQITAPTTEDQNLADTTEGSGTADNAMVIDDDSFGDKITAETALASQKAAYQPLKLLDKSGQWSIKAFLSVKQLTDLESIITGTAQLEKFQAEMAGLFELKMADRNSYDTRLRANR, translated from the coding sequence ATGATGTATCAACAGTTGTCATTAGTTGGATCGTTAAAAGATGCTGAAATTAAAATAACGCTGCATACATTGGCTGCCCTTTCGGGGATGAAACCAACACGTATATTTAACCACCATCTGGTGTGGATTCCTACTTACCCTTTTAATCCAGTGCTGgcagctggtgaagttAACCAGATCGAACAGTACCGAATTACATGTGACACAAGCTTGGTAGACCCAGCAagtgaagatgaatatcTTCCGCCAGCAGGAtttaaagaaaacaaagacTTCTTGCAGACAATGCCCTGGAAAATGATCATATCAGAAGTACCAGAAGCTGGTAAGCGGCAGGTGACCTCACAATCTATTCTCGAATCTGCGATAGTAGAAGGCAGTCCATTTGAATTTATGGAGAAAATGGGATATAAATTTTCTCACGAGTACTGGAGTAAAGGAtctgaatttgtttttggcaATATTGTTGTCAGGATATTCCGAATTTGCGTCAAGGACCAGATCACAGCTCCAACCACAGAAGATCAGAACTTGGCAGATACAACGGAGGGATCTGGTACGGCAGATAATGCTATGGtgattgatgatgattcttTCGGAGATAAAATTACTGCGGAAACGGCGCTTGCTAGCCAAAAGGCTGCCTACCAGCCTCTAAAACTCCTGGATAAGTCTGGCCAATGGTCTATCAAAGCATTTCTTTCTGTAAAACAGCTGACAGATTTGGAAAGTATTATCACTGGAACAGCACAACTGGAGAAGTTTCAGGCAGAAATGGCGGGCCTTTTCGAATTGAAAATGGCTGACAGGAATAGCTATGATACCCGCTTACGTGCTAATAGATAG
- the MSS4 gene encoding 1-phosphatidylinositol-4-phosphate 5-kinase (Phosphatidylinositol-4-phosphate 5-kinase; involved in actin cytoskeleton organization and cell morphogenesis; multicopy suppressor of stt4 mutation; GO_component: GO:0005634 - nucleus [Evidence IDA] [PMID 9624177]; GO_component: GO:0005886 - plasma membrane [Evidence IDA] [PMID 9624177]; GO_function: GO:0016308 - 1-phosphatidylinositol-4-phosphate 5-kinase activity [Evidence IEA]; GO_function: GO:0016308 - 1-phosphatidylinositol-4-phosphate 5-kinase activity [Evidence IDA] [PMID 9624177]; GO_function: GO:0016308 - 1-phosphatidylinositol-4-phosphate 5-kinase activity [Evidence IDA] [PMID 9624178]; GO_function: GO:0005524 - ATP binding [Evidence IEA]; GO_function: GO:0016301 - kinase activity [Evidence IEA]; GO_function: GO:0000166 - nucleotide binding [Evidence IEA]; GO_function: GO:0016307 - phosphatidylinositol phosphate kinase activity [Evidence IEA]; GO_function: GO:0016740 - transferase activity [Evidence IEA]; GO_process: GO:0031321 - ascospore-type prospore assembly [Evidence IGI] [PMID 19502581]; GO_process: GO:0046488 - phosphatidylinositol metabolic process [Evidence IEA]; GO_process: GO:0046854 - phosphatidylinositol phosphorylation [Evidence IDA] [PMID 9624177]; GO_process: GO:0046854 - phosphatidylinositol phosphorylation [Evidence IDA] [PMID 9624178]; GO_process: GO:0016310 - phosphorylation [Evidence IEA]): MGAFFLTNGDYRPSNGTHKVPRHPVLSDVHCGVSVPKYGACAQLENRRPARRSAFAYHKVLILECSPDDSGVSVGSDETLNEPTVWKPIDIVSEQAYCNSAPIDNDDDNSSEWSFETEDEAAFTTRQIETASSKEDTEATWSAPAASWALSDCPIEIDENDFTPESHGEVTLAESPLETSHSDLAESEVITPAKVDEQTTWPTADAPAPTIEGSCSIDSLVAEIIAVANLFKDLPQLIVSGGLQAGPESELPKTAPLALSKPIAQTPSDDLVIQVEEVDKSKTPLLLTRAKAKLTSFIGHAAPISKSTLMFNGVQTATYATPLSSQEALSMENKKYRLDGGAIIKVYSPTVYQNIRTLCGIDYHEFLNSFVLQSDLTKTKSPGKSGSDFLFTPDGKYIIKTIKRKEHNVIANADFLADYYNHVKAHPGTQLPFYLGNYTLVAGGKKTHFVIMKNLLQKETDLIYDLKGSSHDRRAGPRKDNRGRVVFKDLDWTDKHEAISMSQEDRDKLLVQVSKDVGLLKRHNIMDYSLLVGFQSDTRTCEQQPVIGMIDTLCPFSWRKRAETTAKGLFFGRSAVDVVHPQKYGARFLNFVQSAVVPGPGRSDSTRC; encoded by the coding sequence atgggtGCCTTTTTCCTTACCAACGGTGATTATCGTCCTTCTAATGGAACCCACAAAGTCCCTCGTCATCCTGTTTTGAGTGACGTCCATTGCGGTGTCTCTGTACCCAAGTATGGTGCTTGTGCACAACTAGAGAACCGTCGTCCTGCCAGAcgttctgcttttgcttatcACAAGGTTTTGATCCTTGAATGTTCCCCTGATGACTCTGGTGTCTCGGTTGGATCCGATGAGACCCTCAATGAACCCACCGTTTGGAAACccattgatattgtttctGAACAAGCTTATTGTAACTCTGCTCccattgataatgatgatgacaactCCTCTGAGTGGTCTTTTGAGACTGAAGACGAGGCTGCCTTTACCACCCGCCAAATTGAAACTGCATCGTCTAAGGAAGACACTGAGGCTACCTGgtctgctcctgctgcctcttggGCCCTGTCTGATTGCcctattgaaattgatgaaaatgactTTACTCCCGAGTCCCATGGCGAAGTTACATTGGCTGAGTCACCTTTGGAGACCTCTCACAGCGATTTGGCTGAATCTGAGGTAATCACTCCTGCCAAGGTGGATGAGCAAACCACTTGGCCTACTGCCGATGCCCCTGCCCCTACCATCGAGGGCAGTTGTTCTATTGACAgccttgttgctgagattattgcCGTTGCAAACTTGTTCAAGGATTTGCCACAattaattgtttctggtggccTTCAAGCCGGCCCAGAGTCCGAGCTTCCCAAGACGGCTCCATTGGCTCTATCTAAGCCCATTGCTCAAACTCCCTCTGACGATTTGGTCATTCAGGTTGAGGAAGTCGACAAGTCCAAGACaccattgttgttgactaGAGCCAAGGCAAAGCTGACCTCTTTTATTGGTCATGCTGCCCCTATTTCGAAATCCACTCTTATGTTTAATGGAGTTCAGACCGCCACCTATGCTACTCCCCTTAGTAGCCAGGAAGCCCTCAGTatggagaacaagaaatataGACTTGATGGAGGTGCCATTATTAAGGTCTATTCGCCTACTGTTTATCAGAACATCCGCACCCTTTGTGGAATTGACTATCATGAGTTTTTGAACTCGTTTGTTTTGCAGTCtgacttgaccaagactAAATCTCCTGGCAAATCTGGAtccgatttcttgtttacaCCTGATGGCAAGTACATTATTAAGACCATCAAACGCAAGGAGCACAACGTCATTGCTAATGCGGACTTTCTGGCCGATTACTACAATCATGTCAAGGCCCACCCCGGTACTCAGCTCCCTTTCTATCTTGGAAACTACAcccttgttgctggtggaaagaagactcaCTTTGTcattatgaagaatttgcttcaAAAGGagactgatttgatttACGATCTCAAGGGATCGAGCCATGACCGACGTGCCGGGCCCAGAAAAGATAATCGTGGTCGTGTAGTGTTCAAGGATCTTGACTGGACTGACAAGCACGAAGCTATCTCCATGAGTCAAGAGGACCGAGACAAGTTATTGGTTCAAGTTTCAAAGGATGTCGGTTTGTTGAAGCGACACAACATCATGGATTATTCATTGTTGGTAGGATTTCAGAGTGACACTCGCACTtgtgaacaacaacctgttattggtatgatTGATACCCTTTGCCCCTTTAGTTGGCGCAAGAGAGCGGAAACCACGGCCAAAGGACTGTTTTTTGGCCGTTCCGCTGTGGATGTTGTTCACCCTCAGAAGTATGGAGCGAGATTCCTCAATTTCGTTCAATCTGCTGTGGTCCCTGGACCTGGCAGATCAGACTCTACTCGTTGTTAA
- a CDS encoding homogentisate 1,2-dioxygenase — translation MRPAVAHKGYTDLPDKPDMESVFLSTNPKVHVSPTQLAWSPFDIPTEKTTFVDGLKTVAGSGEPSLREGLATHVYTANASMKNQAFVNQDGEFLIMPQQGRVDVQTEFGWLYVQPGEFLVVQRGIRFSVNLPDGPSRGYILEIWGSNFELPDLGPLGGYGMANARDFLYPQASYDLEPVSNFEIITKLNGKFFKSTQDHTPYDVVAWHGNYVPYKYDMTKFVNIGSISVDHIDPSVFTIMTAKSRDPNAALADVMIFMPRWDVASHTYRPPYYHRNVASELMGLIYGDYGGRSDSFQPGSVSYETGMTPHGVAYPEFKAASENPPPTQQISLGSMAFMFESSRPFTITDYAWKSDKIHFHETGMWDDLVNNFTLHLEEVKKLTNGKHEHGVNH, via the coding sequence ATGAGACCGGCTGTCGCTCATAAGGGGTATACGGATTTGCCAGATAAGCCAGATATGGAAAGCGTATTTCTTTCGACCAATCCCAAAGTTCATGTGTCTCCTACACAACTGGCTTGGTCTCCGTTTGATATTCCCACGGAAAAAACAACCTTTGTAGATGGTCTTAAAACAGTCGCAGGATCCGGTGAGCCCTCTTTACGAGAGGGTCTGGCAACACATGTTTATACAGCTAATGCTAGTATGAAAAACCAAGCTTTTGTCAATCAGGATGGCGAGTTTTTGATTATGCCACAACAGGGTCGTGTTGATGTTCAAACTGAATTTGGCTGGCTTTATGTTCAGCCAGGAGAGTTCCTGGTAGTGCAAAGAGGAATTAGATTTTCTGTGAACCTTCCTGACGGTCCCTCTCGTGGTTATATCCTTGAGATTTGGGGTTCAAATTTTGAATTACCGGATTTGGGTCCTCTTGGAGGTTACGGTATGGCTAACGCTAGAGACTTTTTATACCCACAAGCCAGCTATGATTTAGAACCAGTCTCAAACTTCGAGATCATTACGAAACTCAACGgcaaatttttcaaaagtaCACAAGATCACACGCCATATGATGTGGTTGCTTGGCATGGTAATTATGTTCCCTACAAATATGATATGACAAAATTTGTCAACATTGGCTCCATTAGTGTAGACCACATAGATCCCTCGGTATTTACTATCATGACTGCAAAGTCGCGAGACCCAAATGCTGCTCTGGCAGATGTTATGATTTTTATGCCACGATGGGATGTTGCATCGCATACTTACCGTCCTCCTTATTACCATCGTAATGTCGCATCAGAACTCATGGGTCTTATTTACGGTGATTATGGTGGTAGAAGTGACTCTTTCCAGCCGGGGTCAGTTTCTTATGAAACGGGAATGACTCCCCACGGAGTTGCATATCCCGAATTCAAGGCCGCCTCTGAGAATCCACCTCCGACCCAGCAGATCTCCCTTGGCAGCATGGCTTTTATGTTTGAGAGTTCTCGCCCTTTTACGATTACTGATTATGCTTGGAAGAGCGACAAGATTCACTTCCATGAAACAGGAATGTGGGATGATTTGGTGAATAACTTTACTCTACATTTGGAAGAAGTTAAGAAGCTTACCAATGGTAAACATGAACATGGTGTGAACCACTAA
- the STL1 gene encoding glucose-inactivated glycerol proton symporter STL1, which translates to MVDISGGIRSRTNTGGLTGRRLRWAITLVATIGFSLFGYDQGLMSGQITAPQFNKEFPATAGTSSHATVIQGAVTSCYELGCFFGAMFALFKGEKIGRRPLILLGSSIIILGTVISVTAFGPHWGLGQFVVGRVITGLGNGINTSQIPIWQSEISKAENRGRLVNLEGSVIAVGTFIAYWLDYGFSFTNTSVQWRFPVAFQIFFAGLLFFGMWSLPESPRWLISQGRHEEAISILAALNNTDINDEQIIAEARVVMEVVSRNKDQASIREVFTGGKTQHFRRMLIGSSTQFFQQFTGCNSSIYYSTVLMKTSMNVSDSLALILGGVFATVYALSTIPSFFLIDSIGRRKLFIIGALGQGISFTITFACLIPNTMEASKGAIVGLYLFIFFFAFTILPLPWVYPPEINPTRTRTVATGFSTCTNWLSNFVIVMITPIFVTNTRWGCYLFFALINFLFVPIIYFFYPETAGRSLEEMDIIFAKGYVEKKPYFRVAQQLPSLTPEQVENEAISLGLYEAPSEKGDADYVDDITNSETTSS; encoded by the coding sequence AtggttgatatttctgggGGTATTCGTTCCCGTACAAATACTGGTGGTCTTACTGGTAGACGCCTTAGATGGGCTATAACTCTTGTAGCAACTATTGGTTTCTCGTTGTTCGGTTATGATCAGGGTCTTATGAGTGGTCAAATCACTGCTCCCCAGTTCAATAAAGAATTCCCTGCCACTGCAGGTACTTCTAGTCATGCGACTGTAATCCAAGGTGCTGTCACTTCATGTTATGAGCTGGGATGTTTTTTTGGTGCTATGTTTGCCCTATTCAAAGGTGAAAAGATTGGTCGTCGTCCATTAATTCTTCTTGGTTcttctattattattcttggAACCGTGATATCAGTGACTGCTTTTGGTCCTCACTGGGGTCTTGGTCAGTTCGTTGTTGGTCGTGTTATTACTGGTTTAGGAAACGGTATCAATACTTCTCAGATTCCCATTTGGCAGTCTGAGATTTCTAAAGCTGAGAACCGTGGTCGTTTGGTCAATTTGGAGGGTTCAGTCATTGCTGTCGGTACATTTATTGCTTACTGGCTCGACTATGGATTCTCCTTCACCAACACGTCAGTTCAATGGAGATTCCCAGTTGCTTTCCAAATCTTCTTTGCTGGTTTACTTTTCTTCGGAATGTGGTCTCTTCCAGAGAGTCCTCGTTGGTTGATTAGCCAGGGTCGACATGAGGAAGCCATCTCGATCTTGGCTGCTTTGAACAACACTGATATCAACGACGAACAGATTATTGCTGAAGCCAGAGTTGTTATGGAAGTTGTTAGTCGTAACAAAGACCAGGCAAGCATCAGAGAGGTTTTCACAGGTGGCAAGACTCAGCACTTCAGAAGAATGCTTATCGGTTCTTCGACCCAATTTTTCCAACAATTTACTGGCTGTAACAGTTCCATCTACTACAGTACTGTGTTGATGAAGACATCTATGAATGTCTCTGATTCTCTTGCTCTTATTCTAGGTGGTGTTTTTGCCACTGTGTATGCTCTTTCCACTATCCCTTCGTTTTTCTTGATCGATAGTatcggaagaagaaagctttttattattggtgCTTTGGGCCAAGGTATCTCGTTTACAATTACATTTGCTTGTCTTATTCCAAACACTATGGAAGCATCCAAGGGTGCTATCGTTGGTCTCTATctctttatctttttctttgctttcACCATTTTGCCACTTCCATGGGTCTATCCTCCCGAGATTAATCctaccagaaccagaactgTGGCTACTGGTTTCTCAACCTGTACTAACTGGTTATCCAACTTCGTTATCGTCATGATAACTCCTATTTTTGTTACCAATACGCGTTGGGGATGTTATCTTTTCTTTGCCTTGATTAATTTCTTATTTGTTCccattatttatttcttctatCCAGAGACTGCTGGTAGGTCTTTGGAAGAGATGGATATTATCTTTGCCAAGGGATACGTCGAGAAGAAACCTTACTTCAGAGTCGCTCAACAACTTCCCAGTCTCACTCCAGAACAAGTCGAGAACGAAGCTATCAGTCTCGGTTTATACGAGGCGCCATCAGAGAAGGGTGACGCCGACTATGTGGACGACATCACTAATTCAGAGACCACGTCTAGTTAA